The sequence below is a genomic window from Photobacterium atrarenae.
CTGGCGGTGGTTAACTTGCACGGTGTTAATTTTGCTTTGGGCCTTGAGGAGTATAAAGCACAGTTTCGTGCTCTGAAGCAGGTGTTGGATAATCATATCGGCCCGATTATTCTGGCCGGAGATTTTAATACCTGGCGTCAGGCGCGCCTGGATGTGGTGGATGCCTTTGCCCGGAGCCTGGGATTAGTGGATGTTACATTGCGCCAGGACCAACGGGTCAAGATTTTGGGTAAGCCGCTGGATCATTTGTACTATCGCGGGCTGGAGTTGGTCAATGCCCAGGCGCCGCGAACCAATGCTTCGGATCATAACCCGATTCTTGCAGACTTCAGGTTGCAGTAGCTTCAGGGCTGTGGATTTACGCGTATAGGAAAAGACAAAAGGAAAGGCTCAGCGTTTAGTGCTGAGCCTTTTTGTTGGGCTATAGGGCGAGATGGAAGCGATTAAGCGCTGACCTTGGTCACATCAATGTACAGCTTCAGTTTTTGTCCCGGCTTCAGATACTTCTGGCCCTGGATCTGGTTCCATTTCACCACATCAGAGACTTTGACTTTATAGCGCTGGGCAATGGCGCTCAGGTTGTCGCCAGAGCGAACTTTATAGTACACCGTACGGATCACCGCCCCGGATTTACTGTCTTTCCACAATGTTAGTTTCTGGCCGGCACGGAGTGGTTTGTTCTTGCGGATCCCATTCCATTTGGTGATTTGATCAATCTTGACCTTCTGGCTGCGGGCGATGGTCCACAGACTGTCGCCCGGTTTGACCGTGTAGGTCACCCGATATCCGTTGCCATGGGCATTTCGGTTACGAGTAGCGAGTCGGTTCGCCAGGAGTTGGCCATCGTCAGCCATTGCAACCGGAATGAGCAGGTGACGACCGACACGGATGTTGGTACCCGTCATGTTGTTGGCCCGCTGGATCAGCTTGGTGGTGGTCTGGTGTTTCTGTGCCAGTACACTGAGCGTATCGCCGTTTTTCACACGATAACGAACGACTTTCATCCCTTGCTTGCCGTTACTGACAAAGTTGGTCTGGAACTGTTCGACATGATTGATGGGTAGCAGCAGATGGTTCGGGCCGTCTGGGGCGGTGGCCCAGTGGTTATAGGCCGGGTTCAGACTTTGCAGCTCACTCAGTTTCAGCCCTGCGTATTTGGCTGCCATGGCCAGATCCATCTGCGTCTCAGGCTTGATCAGTTTCACTGCCGGCTTGTTGGCAATCGCCGGGATTTCAATTCCATATTTGTTCTGGTTGCGGATCACATCGGCAACGGCCAGCAGTTTTGGTACATAACCGCTGGTTTCTTTCGGCAGATCCAGTGACCAGAAGTCGGTCGGCTTTCCGGCGCGCTTGTTTTTACGAATGGCGCGGAAAACCCGGCCTTCACCGGTGTTGTAGGCAGCCAGGGCATGGAGCCAGTTACCATCAAACTTGCGGTGGAGATATTCCAATAAATCCAGTGCAGCTTCGGTTGAGGCCACAACATCACGACGGCCGTCATACCACCAGTTCTGTTGCAGTCCAAAGCGTCGGCCGGTATCGGGGATGATCTGCCAAAGTCCGGCAGCCCGGCCATGGGAGTAGGCGAATTGATCAAATGAGCTTTCGACAATCGGCAGCAGCGCGAGCTCAAGGGGCAGATTACGCTTTTCGACTTCTTCTGTGATGTAGAACAGGAAAGGTTCAGCACGATTGGCAACGGTTTTCAGGTGACCCGGGTAGCGAAGATACCAATTCCGATAGTGGCGAACCTGTTTGTTATCCGGGATCGCCGTGGTGATCTGCATGGTGATCCGCCGCCAGAGATCTTCTTGCTCCTGAGGCGTGGGTACTTTGGCCGGCGGCTTGACTGCGACAGGCGGACTCTTGGTGATTGTGGGTTGTGGTGTTGGTGTGAGCGGCGCCTGCACTGGGGCAGGGGGCTCGTTATTGTTTTTGCTGTTGGTTTGCTCTTCTACTGTATTTGTCGTATTTAAAATTTGGCAACCAGCCAGTAATAGCGCGCTTGCTACAAAAAATCGGGACTTCATGGAACCTGCCTATAGCCAAAATAGTTGGAGATGATACTTGTCCAGCCACCTTGGTTACAAGTGATGCAGGTTCAAAAATCGTCCTTCCAGCGGCGCAGTGCGGCGAACGTTTCCAGATCGCTGTCGTCAAATGCTTTATCTGCAACAGATTTTTTGATACTGGCCTGATCGCAACGCAAAAATGGATTGATCAGTTTTTCTTGGCGCAAGGTGGATGGAATCGTACTGATGCCATGAGCGCGCAAGCGGCTAACCGTTTCCCGGTAGCGCTGCAGGTGCGGATTATCCTGCTCGGCAACCAGCGCGAAAGCCAGGTTACTGCTGGTATATTCATGAGCGCAGTAGACTTCGGTTTCCTCCGGCAGTGCCGCCAGTTTTTGCAGCGACAGATACATTTGTTCCGGTGTGCCTTCAAACAGTCGCCCACAGCCGGCAGAGAACAGGGTATCGCCGCAGAAGAGCTTGCCATCACCGACATAGGCAACATGACCGCTGGTGTGACCCGGCACGCCCAGTACCATGAAGCGCTCGCCGAAAATTTCGACCTGGTCGCCGTCATTCACGGTTTGCGAAGCGCCCGGAATCGGTTCGTTGACCGGGGCGACAATATTGGCTTTTGGGTAGTGGCGTTTCAGTTCGCTGATCCCGCCGATGTGGTCGTGGTGGTGGTGAGTCACCAGAATCGCATCCAGGATCAGCTGCTCTTGCTCTAACACTTTGATGACCGGGGCTGCATCTCCGGGATCGACCAGCACGCAGTGATTGTCCGGACTGTGAATCAGCCAGATGTAATTGTCATTAAATGCAGGTATGCTTTTTACTGTAAGCATGAAATTGTCTCCAGCCTTGAAGGTGTTGAGCGATAACGTATGAAGCCAGCCCGAATACTCGCAGAGATAGACCCCCCATACTCCTGGTCACAGGTTGCCAATGGTGAATGGGCAGCCGAGCTGCTTCAGGCGCAGCTTGATGAATGGTGGCCGAAACTGTTTGGCTACCATATGCTCAAGCTGGGCGGGTTAAGCTGCGAACTTGCCAGCGGCCATTGTAACATTCAGCATCAGATTTGCATCGATAAGTTCAATCCGCTTCATAATGTGATCGCCGATCACCAAGCGTTGCCTTTTGTTGAAAAGTCCTTTGATGCTTGTGTGATTGCCCATCAATTTGATTATTGCCCGGATCCGCACCGCTTGCTGCGTGAGATAGACCGGGTGATGGTAGACGATGGCTATCTGCTGCTCAGTGGCTCGAATCCGCTCAGCTGGCTCGGGGTGCGCGGGTTGCTGCCCTGGAATCGCAAACGCTTTCCGTGGAAAGGTCGGATGTTTATGCCGATGCGGGTCAAGGACTGGCTGGGCGTGCTGAATTATGAAGTGGTGTTCCATGAAAACTTCGCGGTCCTGCCGGCGACCCGGCACCAGGCGTGCTCGGCCTGGGCGGAGAGCCTGCTGTCTGAGAATTTTTCATCGCTCGGGAGCCTGTATCTGATTGTCGCCCGCAAGCGGACCTTTCCGCTCAAGCCCATCAAGCCGACCTGGAAGCTCCGCCGACAGCTGACCCCGCTGGGACTGAACTGCCGGACCAAAGCGAGTCAGAATACCCAGAGTCAATAATCACGCCTTCGCTGAGCAGGGCTCAGGCTGTGGCCTGATAGCCCTCATCTTCTTGGGTCGGCGATTCTGCCGCCGTCCGGGCCAGCTCATCACACCGTTCGTTTTCCGGGTGGCCGGCATGGCCTTTGACCCAGTGCCAGGTGACTTGGTGGCGTTGGGTTTCGGTGTCCAGGCGCTGCCAGAGATCGGCATTTTTCACCGGCTTCTTGTCGGCGGTTTTCCAGCCGCGCTTCTTCCAGTTATGGATCCACTGGGTGATCCCCTGGCGGACATACTGGCTGTCGGTGGTGAGATCAACCTGGCAGGATTCTTTCAGGCTGGCGAGGCCGACAATGGCGGCCAGCAGCTCCATCCGGTTGTTGGTGGTCAGGAAAAAGCCTTCGCTGAGTTCTTTTTCATGCTGTTTATAGCGTAAAACGGTGCCGTAGCCGCCGGGACCTGGGTTGCCGAGGCAGGAGCCGTCGGTGAAAATTTCTACCTGCTTCGTCATCTTTGGTAGTATTCGCATTAAGAAAAACTTTAGTCTGACACAATCGATACTATGAAAGCTACTAACGACCGCATTATTGTCTTCGATACCGAAACAACCGGTATGAATATGACCGGCCCCCATTACGAGGGGCACTGTATTATCGAAATCGGCGCGGTTGAAATTATCAACCGTAAGCTGACCGGAAACAGCTTCCACGTCTACATCAAGCCGGATCGCGCCATTGATGCTGAAGCCGTAGACGTCCACGGTATCACTGATGAATTTTTGCAGGACAAGCCGACCTATGCCGAGATCCATGATGAGTTTATGGATTTCATTCGCGGTGCAGAGCTGGTTGCCCATAACGCGCCCTTCGATATCGGCTTCATGGATTATGAATTCGGCAAGCTGAACCGGGGAATTGGCAAGACCGAAGATTTCTGCAAAATCACCGATACTCTGGAGATGGCCAAGCGGCTGTTCCCGGGAAAACGGAATAACCTCGACGTCCTGTGTTCCCGTTACGGCATAGATAACTCACACCGAACGCTCCACGGCGCTTTGCTCGATGCCGAGATCCTGGCCGATGTCTATCTGATGATGACCGGTGGCCAGACATCACTAGCCCTGAGCTCAGGCGAGGAAGAAAGTGATGCGGGTGCCGAAAATGCCATCCGGCGCCTGGCTTCGGGAAGAAAATCGCTAAAGATCATCCGACCATCGGCCGATGAAATACAAGCGCATGAAGCGCGTTTGGATTTGATTGAAAAAAGTGGTGGCGCCCCGATGTGGCGTCAGTAGAGGTTTTATGCGGCGGTTATTACTCATCGGGTTGTTGTTCCCTGTACTGTCTTGGGCAAAAGACAGTACGGTGATGTCGTGGCTGGATAACCGCTTTCGCATTGATCCTTCGGTGGAACAGGCCTCCTTTATGGTCAAGCGGGCTGAGAACAGCCAGCCAATTGTCCTGGTGCGGCCGGATGGCAAGAAGTATTACTCGGTGCGCCATCCCAAGCATGTTTCCTGGTATGAAGAGCCGGGGATGGACATCATCTCGATTGAAAAACCGATGCCCGGGCCATGGCAGGCGGTCGGGCAGGTGACCCCGACAAATAAGATTATCGTCCTCTCGAATCTGGAGCTGGAAGTGGCTGATATGCCCGCCCGGCTTTATCAGTCTGAAACCCTGAAATTTACCGCGCGACTTTTTGAAAGCGGCCAACCGCTGCACAACCGGGACTTTCTTGACCGGGTAAAAATGTCGGTGGTGTTTTACGAATATATCGAAGGCAGTGAAGACTTACCCCGGGAGGCCTGGCCCAGCCCCATCCCGCTGGGTGAGTTCGCTGACGATGGCCACAACTACGATGAGGTGCCCGGCGATGGCGTATTTACCGTGGCGATGCCGATCACGGTTCAGCCGGGAAAATACCGGGTCAGGATCACGTCCGGCAACGGAATTTTTCTGCGCACCGTCGAGCAGGAGGTGCTGGTGTACCCGACCCCGATGACGGCCAGCTTTATTCAGGGGCGGGGGCGCAATGAATCCCATCAGGTGGTGGTGGAGACCGAAGCCGGGGCATTGAAGCCGGGCTCTCTGGCAGCGCATATCGTGCAGAAAAACCCGGAAGGAAAAATGCGCATCAGCCAGCAGCACGCGATGCCGGATGAAGACGGTCTGACTGTCCGCTTGCCCAACGGTGAAGCGCCGGGCCGCTATTCCTGGTCGGGCTGGCTGTACGGCACCGATAACTTCAATGATCGCGAGTTGATTTTCCAGCTGCCGGAAACTAATTTTGCGGTGATGGCCGAGTTGCAGCTCGATCGTAACCTGGAAGACTTCCGGGCCCAGCAGGAAGCCAGGGCCAAGCAAGAAGAACTGCTGAAGCTGGCCGCCGAAAAACAGGCGGCCCGGGAAAAAGCGATGAAGGTGATTCTCGGGGCAAACTTGCTCATTGTCGTGCTGGTGGTTGCGGTGGTCTTTTTGTGGCGCAAACGGAAAATAAAAAAAGCGCTGGAAGAAGACTCGCTGGTAGTGCCGGCTGCTTAATTTCATCTTTGATATTCATCTGAATTAATCGCCGTCGTGGTTGGTTGCGTGCAGACCTCGCTGCTGCTTTGGCTGTATGGGTATGCGGGCCTGTCATGTGGGCTGTATATTACGTCAGTCTCGGTTAGGGGCTTGGGGATAAGCATTCATGAACCGTCGGCTATCGACGGAGTCGATGGGGATGAAGCCGGGGGCTGATGCCGTAAGATCATGGCCAGTAGTTGAGCGAGTTTCATGGACCCATCTAAAAGAGAGCCAATAAAAAAGGGAAGCATGGATTGCTTCCCTTTTACGTGGTATCAAGAGGCGCCGCTAAAGGGCTGAGTCAGGGGCTCAGGCGGCGATGTTACTCTTTTCGGTCTGATATGCTTTGGCTGCCAGCTCATCGGAGTCAAAGTCATCGACGTTGATAGTGCGCAGGCGTCCTTCTTCAGCCCGGCGCATCAGCTCGGCCTCAGCTTCATTGATGGCGTTGAGTTCCAGGCCGATGGCGGCAATTCTATCTAACTGCATGAACGGGTATTTCTTACCGGCCGCCTGACAGATACGGTCATAGATCGGCTCGGCAGCAAGAATATCCTTCAGTGTTTCCTCAATCATGCCTACCGCATTGTTATCACAAGCTTCCAGGAACTGGCCTCGGCCGATCCGGGAGCGGGTTTCGCTCGGGGTCTGGATGATTCGTGCCAGCTGGTGGTCCAGCTTGTCTGACGGTTTCACACGGCCAAGGCCCCTTGGGAAGATCACCGCACGCAGCAGTGCCGCAATCGGACGGTTCGGGAAGTTTCGCAGGAACTCGTCCAGCGCCACCTGGGTCTGGTACAGCGAGTCTTGCAGGCCCCAGTGAACCAGCGGCAGATCTTCTTGCTTGCAGCCTTCATCAACGTAACGCTTGAGGGTTGCCGAAGACAGGTACAGCTGGCTCAGGACGTCCCCCAGGCGGGCTGAGAGGCGCTCTTTTCGCTTCAGCGAGCCACCCAGAACCGCCATGGAAATATCAGCCAGCAGCGCCAGGTTGGCACTGTAACGGTTCAGTTGCTGGTAGTAGTGGGCGGTGGCATCTTTGCGCGGTGCCTTAGAGCCGCGGCCATCCGTCAGGCCCAGCCAGAATGAGCGAACCATATTGCTGATCACAAAGCCGACATGGCCGAACAGGGCATTGTCAAAGCCGTTCAGTGCCTGGTTGGTATCT
It includes:
- the gloB gene encoding hydroxyacylglutathione hydrolase, which produces MLTVKSIPAFNDNYIWLIHSPDNHCVLVDPGDAAPVIKVLEQEQLILDAILVTHHHHDHIGGISELKRHYPKANIVAPVNEPIPGASQTVNDGDQVEIFGERFMVLGVPGHTSGHVAYVGDGKLFCGDTLFSAGCGRLFEGTPEQMYLSLQKLAALPEETEVYCAHEYTSSNLAFALVAEQDNPHLQRYRETVSRLRAHGISTIPSTLRQEKLINPFLRCDQASIKKSVADKAFDDSDLETFAALRRWKDDF
- a CDS encoding class I SAM-dependent methyltransferase; its protein translation is MKPARILAEIDPPYSWSQVANGEWAAELLQAQLDEWWPKLFGYHMLKLGGLSCELASGHCNIQHQICIDKFNPLHNVIADHQALPFVEKSFDACVIAHQFDYCPDPHRLLREIDRVMVDDGYLLLSGSNPLSWLGVRGLLPWNRKRFPWKGRMFMPMRVKDWLGVLNYEVVFHENFAVLPATRHQACSAWAESLLSENFSSLGSLYLIVARKRTFPLKPIKPTWKLRRQLTPLGLNCRTKASQNTQSQ
- a CDS encoding TIGR03503 family protein — translated: MRRLLLIGLLFPVLSWAKDSTVMSWLDNRFRIDPSVEQASFMVKRAENSQPIVLVRPDGKKYYSVRHPKHVSWYEEPGMDIISIEKPMPGPWQAVGQVTPTNKIIVLSNLELEVADMPARLYQSETLKFTARLFESGQPLHNRDFLDRVKMSVVFYEYIEGSEDLPREAWPSPIPLGEFADDGHNYDEVPGDGVFTVAMPITVQPGKYRVRITSGNGIFLRTVEQEVLVYPTPMTASFIQGRGRNESHQVVVETEAGALKPGSLAAHIVQKNPEGKMRISQQHAMPDEDGLTVRLPNGEAPGRYSWSGWLYGTDNFNDRELIFQLPETNFAVMAELQLDRNLEDFRAQQEARAKQEELLKLAAEKQAAREKAMKVILGANLLIVVLVVAVVFLWRKRKIKKALEEDSLVVPAA
- a CDS encoding lytic transglycosylase, yielding MKSRFFVASALLLAGCQILNTTNTVEEQTNSKNNNEPPAPVQAPLTPTPQPTITKSPPVAVKPPAKVPTPQEQEDLWRRITMQITTAIPDNKQVRHYRNWYLRYPGHLKTVANRAEPFLFYITEEVEKRNLPLELALLPIVESSFDQFAYSHGRAAGLWQIIPDTGRRFGLQQNWWYDGRRDVVASTEAALDLLEYLHRKFDGNWLHALAAYNTGEGRVFRAIRKNKRAGKPTDFWSLDLPKETSGYVPKLLAVADVIRNQNKYGIEIPAIANKPAVKLIKPETQMDLAMAAKYAGLKLSELQSLNPAYNHWATAPDGPNHLLLPINHVEQFQTNFVSNGKQGMKVVRYRVKNGDTLSVLAQKHQTTTKLIQRANNMTGTNIRVGRHLLIPVAMADDGQLLANRLATRNRNAHGNGYRVTYTVKPGDSLWTIARSQKVKIDQITKWNGIRKNKPLRAGQKLTLWKDSKSGAVIRTVYYKVRSGDNLSAIAQRYKVKVSDVVKWNQIQGQKYLKPGQKLKLYIDVTKVSA
- the dnaQ gene encoding DNA polymerase III subunit epsilon — encoded protein: MKATNDRIIVFDTETTGMNMTGPHYEGHCIIEIGAVEIINRKLTGNSFHVYIKPDRAIDAEAVDVHGITDEFLQDKPTYAEIHDEFMDFIRGAELVAHNAPFDIGFMDYEFGKLNRGIGKTEDFCKITDTLEMAKRLFPGKRNNLDVLCSRYGIDNSHRTLHGALLDAEILADVYLMMTGGQTSLALSSGEEESDAGAENAIRRLASGRKSLKIIRPSADEIQAHEARLDLIEKSGGAPMWRQ
- the rnhA gene encoding ribonuclease HI, giving the protein MTKQVEIFTDGSCLGNPGPGGYGTVLRYKQHEKELSEGFFLTTNNRMELLAAIVGLASLKESCQVDLTTDSQYVRQGITQWIHNWKKRGWKTADKKPVKNADLWQRLDTETQRHQVTWHWVKGHAGHPENERCDELARTAAESPTQEDEGYQATA